From Variimorphobacter saccharofermentans, one genomic window encodes:
- a CDS encoding transposase family protein: MSRASRREIKKAFQKDIVEFLKVQKHFLPDLIKELSAVRDPRHTSYTDYDIEEILYTVIMKNVCTISSMQDMTDKFNTEECAHNLCLILGKEEKEYLPHYVTINECLEKLDPEELQKFRKHIIKKLLRKRSFEHARFLGEYWMVIVDATQLFCFNEKIDEHCLRKTINKGTKDEKTYYYHNVLEAKIVLGDNLIISIATEFIENENEDVEKQDCERKAFKRLAKRLKKDYPRLPICILGDSLYACEPVFQICKDNRWGYLLRFKDGSIPSLAKEYQTIVGMGENEEKIIKEEKTHKRKARESVKHEMKWVSELYYEGHNLTVMELKIEKDGEPEGSFQWITGLPIRGKTAWEFAQTGRKRWKIENEGFNIQKNHRYDIEHANSLNYNAMKNHYLLTQIADVLLQLYENGIKGLREIKRTIKNISSDLLASFGRQLTREDISYTEKRTSLSIS, encoded by the coding sequence ATGTCTAGAGCTTCTAGAAGAGAAATTAAAAAAGCATTTCAGAAAGATATCGTTGAATTTTTAAAAGTTCAGAAGCATTTTCTGCCAGATTTAATCAAAGAGTTAAGTGCGGTAAGGGATCCAAGACATACATCTTATACCGATTATGACATTGAAGAGATTTTATATACCGTTATCATGAAAAATGTATGTACCATATCTTCTATGCAGGATATGACTGATAAGTTTAATACCGAGGAATGTGCGCATAATCTTTGTCTGATCCTTGGAAAAGAGGAAAAAGAATATCTTCCTCATTATGTGACTATCAATGAATGTCTGGAGAAGCTTGATCCAGAAGAACTACAGAAATTCAGAAAGCACATAATTAAAAAGTTACTTAGAAAGAGGAGTTTTGAGCACGCAAGATTTCTGGGTGAATATTGGATGGTAATAGTCGATGCAACACAGTTGTTCTGTTTTAATGAAAAAATAGATGAACACTGTTTAAGAAAAACTATTAATAAAGGAACCAAAGATGAAAAAACCTACTATTATCATAATGTATTAGAAGCTAAGATTGTATTAGGAGACAACCTGATTATCAGCATTGCTACAGAGTTTATTGAAAATGAAAATGAAGATGTTGAAAAACAGGATTGTGAAAGAAAAGCCTTTAAAAGACTGGCAAAAAGGCTGAAGAAAGACTACCCAAGATTACCGATTTGCATACTTGGTGACAGTCTGTATGCTTGTGAACCGGTATTTCAAATCTGTAAAGATAATAGATGGGGATATCTTCTCCGATTTAAAGATGGAAGCATCCCTTCTCTTGCAAAAGAGTATCAAACCATCGTTGGAATGGGTGAAAATGAAGAAAAGATTATAAAAGAAGAGAAAACACATAAAAGGAAAGCTCGCGAGAGTGTTAAGCATGAGATGAAATGGGTATCAGAGCTTTACTATGAGGGTCATAATCTCACAGTAATGGAACTAAAGATAGAGAAAGATGGTGAACCGGAAGGAAGCTTTCAATGGATCACCGGGTTGCCAATCAGAGGAAAGACAGCCTGGGAGTTTGCACAGACCGGAAGGAAACGCTGGAAGATTGAAAATGAGGGATTTAACATCCAGAAAAACCATCGTTATGATATAGAGCATGCAAACAGCCTTAATTATAATGCTATGAAGAACCATTATTTGCTGACACAGATAGCAGATGTACTGTTACAGCTTTATGAAAATGGAATAAAAGGATTAAGAGAAATAAAAAGAACAATAAAAAATATATCTTCCGATTTGCTAGCAAGCTTTGGTCGGCAACTAACAAGAGAAGATATATCCTATACAGAGAAACGCACATCACTAAGCATTTCTTGA
- the rplL gene encoding 50S ribosomal protein L7/L12 yields MTTQEFIEAIKGLTVLELNDLVKACEEEFGVSAAAGVVVAAGPAAGGAAEEEKSEFNVELTDAGANKVKVIKVVREVTGLGLKEAKDLVDGAPKVIKEGASKAEAEELKTKLEAEGAKVTLK; encoded by the coding sequence ATGACAACTCAAGAGTTTATCGAGGCAATTAAGGGCCTTACAGTATTAGAATTAAATGATTTAGTAAAAGCATGTGAAGAAGAATTTGGTGTATCCGCAGCAGCAGGTGTTGTAGTAGCAGCAGGTCCTGCAGCAGGCGGTGCAGCTGAAGAAGAGAAGAGCGAGTTCAACGTTGAGTTAACAGATGCTGGTGCAAACAAGGTTAAGGTTATCAAGGTTGTTCGTGAAGTAACTGGTTTAGGCTTAAAGGAAGCAAAGGATCTTGTTGATGGAGCTCCTAAGGTAATTAAGGAAGGCGCAAGCAAGGCTGAAGCAGAAGAACTTAAGACTAAGTTAGAGGCAGAAGGCGCTAAGGTTACTTTAAAGTAA
- the rpoC gene encoding DNA-directed RNA polymerase subunit beta': protein MSETMSNMQEITYDAIKIGLASPEKIREWSKGEVRKPETINYRTLKPEKDGLFCERIFGPSKDWECHCGKYKKIRYKGVVCDRCGVEVTKASVRRERMGHIELAAPVSHIWYFKGIPSRMGLILDLSPRTLEKVLYFASYIVLDKGTTDLQYKQVLNEKEKQEAIEKYGYNSFRLGMGAEAIQELLQAIDLEKESRELKRGLKDSTGQKRARIIKRLEVVEAFRESGNKPEWMILSVIPVIPPDLRPMVQLDGGRFATSDMNDLYRRIINRNNRLKRLLELGAPDIIVRNEKRMLQEAVDALIDNGRRGRPVTGPGNRALKSLSDMLKGKQGRFRQNLLGKRVDYSGRSVIVVGPELKLYQCGLPKEMAIELFKPFVMKELVARGTAHNIKSAKKMVERLQPEVWDVLEEVIKEHPVMLNRAPTLHRLGIQAFEPVLVEGKAIKLHPLVCTAYNADFDGDQMAVHLPLSVEAQAECRFLLLSPNNLLKPSDGAPVTVPSQDMVLGIYYLTIERESDKGITHFYKNLNEAILAYENGAITLHEMIRVRRTGINKDGVEESRAIDSTLGRFIFNEIIPQDLGFVDRSLDENFLKLEINFLVGKKQLKPILEKCINIHGATKTAEILDAVKALGYKYSTRAAMTVSISDMEVPEAKKQIIEDAEATIENIAKEYRRGRMTEDERYNTVIETWKEADKILTETLLNGLDKFNNIKMMSDSGARGSDKQIKQLAGMRGLMADTSGRTIELPIKSNLREGLDVLEYFISAHGARKGLSDTALRTADSGYLTRRLVDVSQDLIIREVDCCEGQEIPGMWIKAFTDGKEVIESLEERITGRYSCESIYDANGELIVKANHMITPKRAAKIMATGVDKVKIRTILTCKSHIGVCAKCYGANMATGEAVQVGEAVGIIAAQSIGEPGTQLTMRTFHTGGVAGDDITQGLPRVEELFEARKPKGLAIIAEFGGTVTIKDTKKKREVIVTNNETMESKAYLIPYGSRIKVSDGDVLEAGDELTEGSVNPHDILKIKGIRAVQDYMIQEVQRVYRLQGVEINDKHIEVIVRQMLKKVRIESNGDTNFLPGTLVDILEYEDENKRMIEQGLEPADGKQVMLGITKASLATNSFLSAASFQETTKVLTEAAIKGKVDPLIGLKENVIIGKLIPAGTGMKRYRSVKLDTDIQDEYMFSEDIDGDGYSDEFESFEYSEDGYNDGYFNENYEHDGYDAEDGIADFVYDEDKYANDEDGLQREDSIPGMDDAYVNYGENSHNDGDWTETEFNLKGISEDDYSDGL from the coding sequence ATGTCTGAGACTATGAGTAATATGCAAGAGATAACCTATGACGCAATTAAAATCGGTTTAGCTTCACCAGAGAAAATCAGAGAGTGGTCTAAGGGAGAAGTTAGAAAACCGGAAACAATAAATTACAGAACATTAAAACCGGAGAAGGATGGATTGTTCTGTGAAAGAATCTTTGGACCCAGTAAGGACTGGGAGTGCCATTGTGGCAAATATAAAAAGATTCGTTATAAGGGTGTTGTTTGTGATAGATGTGGTGTAGAGGTAACCAAAGCCAGTGTTCGTCGTGAACGAATGGGACATATTGAGTTAGCTGCACCTGTGTCTCATATTTGGTATTTTAAAGGTATCCCAAGCCGTATGGGACTTATTCTGGACTTGTCACCCAGAACTCTTGAGAAGGTTTTATACTTTGCTTCCTATATCGTATTGGATAAAGGAACAACTGATTTACAATATAAACAGGTTTTAAACGAAAAAGAAAAACAGGAAGCGATTGAGAAATATGGTTATAACAGCTTCCGTCTCGGTATGGGTGCTGAAGCGATTCAGGAGCTTTTACAGGCCATTGATCTGGAGAAGGAATCCAGGGAATTAAAACGTGGATTAAAGGATTCTACTGGTCAGAAGCGTGCAAGAATTATTAAACGTCTGGAAGTTGTAGAAGCATTCCGTGAGTCCGGTAATAAGCCGGAGTGGATGATCCTGTCCGTAATTCCTGTAATACCACCGGACTTACGTCCTATGGTACAGTTGGATGGTGGACGTTTCGCAACCTCTGATATGAATGACTTATATCGTAGAATCATTAATCGTAATAACCGTCTGAAGAGACTTCTTGAATTAGGTGCACCGGACATTATCGTGCGCAACGAGAAGAGAATGCTTCAGGAAGCGGTGGATGCTTTAATTGATAACGGTAGAAGAGGTAGACCGGTAACAGGTCCTGGTAACCGTGCACTCAAATCCCTTTCCGATATGTTAAAGGGTAAGCAGGGACGTTTCCGCCAGAACTTACTTGGTAAACGTGTTGACTATTCTGGACGTTCCGTTATTGTAGTAGGACCAGAACTCAAGCTGTATCAGTGTGGTCTGCCGAAGGAAATGGCTATTGAATTGTTCAAACCATTTGTAATGAAGGAGCTGGTAGCAAGAGGTACCGCTCATAATATAAAGTCAGCTAAGAAAATGGTAGAAAGACTTCAGCCCGAGGTATGGGACGTTCTGGAGGAGGTTATTAAGGAACATCCGGTAATGCTTAACCGTGCCCCAACGTTGCATAGACTTGGTATTCAGGCTTTTGAGCCGGTACTTGTGGAAGGTAAGGCAATTAAGCTTCATCCATTGGTATGTACCGCATATAATGCAGACTTCGACGGTGATCAGATGGCTGTGCATTTACCTCTGTCCGTAGAAGCGCAGGCAGAATGCCGTTTCTTATTACTGTCTCCGAATAACCTGTTAAAGCCTTCCGATGGTGCACCGGTAACCGTACCTTCACAGGATATGGTTTTGGGTATTTACTACCTTACAATCGAACGAGAGAGTGACAAGGGAATTACCCATTTTTATAAGAATTTAAATGAAGCAATACTTGCCTATGAAAACGGAGCAATTACGCTTCATGAAATGATTCGTGTAAGAAGAACTGGTATTAATAAGGATGGAGTGGAGGAATCAAGAGCAATTGATTCTACGCTTGGACGTTTTATTTTTAATGAAATCATTCCTCAGGACTTAGGCTTTGTTGATCGTAGTCTGGATGAGAATTTCTTAAAGCTTGAGATTAACTTCCTTGTTGGTAAGAAACAGTTAAAGCCAATTCTTGAGAAATGCATCAATATTCACGGCGCAACAAAGACAGCAGAGATATTGGATGCAGTTAAAGCACTAGGTTATAAATATTCTACACGTGCTGCTATGACAGTTTCTATTTCCGATATGGAAGTACCGGAAGCGAAGAAACAGATAATTGAGGATGCAGAGGCAACCATTGAGAATATAGCAAAAGAATACAGACGTGGTAGGATGACAGAGGATGAAAGATACAACACCGTTATCGAGACCTGGAAGGAAGCGGATAAGATCCTGACAGAAACACTGTTAAATGGTTTGGATAAGTTCAACAATATTAAGATGATGTCAGACTCCGGTGCCCGTGGTTCTGATAAGCAGATTAAGCAGTTAGCCGGAATGCGTGGTTTGATGGCGGATACCTCAGGCAGAACCATTGAGTTACCGATTAAGTCCAACCTTCGTGAAGGACTTGACGTATTGGAATACTTCATCTCGGCACATGGTGCCAGAAAGGGTCTGTCCGATACCGCGTTACGTACTGCGGACTCCGGATACCTGACTCGTCGTCTGGTTGACGTATCCCAGGATCTCATTATCCGTGAGGTTGATTGTTGTGAAGGACAAGAAATTCCGGGTATGTGGATTAAGGCATTTACTGATGGAAAAGAAGTAATTGAAAGCCTTGAGGAAAGAATTACCGGAAGATATTCCTGTGAATCAATATACGATGCAAATGGTGAGTTGATTGTAAAAGCAAATCATATGATTACACCAAAGCGTGCAGCTAAGATTATGGCTACTGGTGTTGATAAAGTTAAAATCCGTACGATCTTAACCTGTAAATCACACATCGGAGTATGTGCGAAATGTTATGGCGCTAACATGGCAACAGGTGAAGCTGTTCAGGTAGGTGAAGCAGTAGGTATTATTGCTGCTCAGTCCATTGGTGAGCCCGGTACACAGCTTACCATGCGTACCTTCCATACTGGTGGTGTGGCTGGAGACGATATTACACAGGGTCTTCCTCGTGTCGAAGAGCTCTTCGAAGCAAGAAAGCCAAAGGGCCTTGCAATTATAGCAGAGTTCGGTGGCACAGTAACTATAAAGGATACGAAGAAGAAGCGTGAAGTAATCGTTACAAATAATGAGACCATGGAATCCAAAGCATATTTAATTCCTTACGGTTCCAGAATAAAAGTATCGGATGGAGATGTTCTTGAAGCGGGTGATGAACTTACAGAAGGTAGTGTTAATCCACATGATATCTTAAAGATTAAAGGTATCCGTGCAGTACAGGATTATATGATCCAAGAGGTTCAAAGAGTATATCGTCTGCAAGGTGTTGAAATTAACGATAAGCACATTGAGGTAATCGTACGTCAGATGTTAAAGAAGGTACGTATTGAATCTAACGGAGATACGAACTTCTTGCCTGGTACATTAGTAGATATCTTAGAATACGAGGATGAGAACAAGAGAATGATTGAACAGGGCTTAGAACCTGCAGATGGTAAACAGGTAATGCTGGGTATCACAAAAGCATCCTTAGCAACGAACTCATTCTTGTCAGCAGCATCCTTCCAGGAAACAACTAAGGTCCTCACAGAAGCGGCTATCAAAGGAAAAGTCGATCCATTAATCGGCTTAAAGGAAAATGTCATTATCGGTAAATTAATACCTGCTGGTACTGGTATGAAGAGGTATCGTTCTGTGAAGCTTGATACGGATATTCAGGATGAGTATATGTTCTCTGAAGATATTGATGGAGATGGCTACTCAGATGAGTTTGAAAGCTTTGAGTATTCTGAGGACGGCTACAATGATGGATACTTTAATGAGAATTATGAGCATGATGGTTACGATGCGGAAGATGGAATAGCTGATTTCGTTTACGATGAAGATAAGTATGCGAATGATGAAGATGGTCTTCAGAGAGAAGATAGTATTCCAGGTATGGATGATGCTTATGTTAACTATGGTGAGAATTCTCATAATGACGGTGATTGGACCGAGACAGAATTTAATTTGAAGGGTATCTCAGAAGATGACTACAGCGATGGTCTATAA
- the rpoB gene encoding DNA-directed RNA polymerase subunit beta, with product MDKNRMHPIKVGNNVRMSYSRQKEVLEMPNLIEVQKDSYQWFLDEGLKEVFDDISPIADYSGHLSLEFVDFDLCEEDIKYTIEECKERDATYAAPLKVKVRLHNKENNEINEHDIFMGDLPLMTETGTFVINGAERVIVSQLVRSPGIYYSIDHDKIGKKLFSSTVIPNRGAWLEYETDSNDVFYVRVDRNRKVPITTFIRALGIGTNEEIKQLFGEEPKILASLAKDPSTAKDPTGSYQEGLLELYKKLRPGEPLAVENAESLLNSMFFDARRYDLAKVGRYKFNKKLAFRNRIVGFVLSEDVVDKSTGEIIAEAGTQVTDAIARHIQNAAVPSVMVQADERNVKVISSMMVDLSYYVNFDVTELGITEMVYYPVLKNILAENTTEEALKEAIKKNINELIPKHITKEDIIASINYNIHLEYGIGNSDDIDHLGNRRIRAVGELLQNQYRIGLSRMERVVRERMTTQDIEGISPQSLINIKPVTAAVKEFFGSSQLSQFMDQHNPLGELTHKRRLSALGPGGLSRDRAGFEVRDVHYSHYGRMCPIETPEGPNIGLINSLATYARINEYGFIEAPYRKVDKSDPMNPRVTDEVVYLTADEEDKYVVAQANEELDENGYFKGTSISGRYKEETSQYEKHKIDLMDVSPKMVFSVATALIPFLENDDANRALMGANMQRQAVPLLLTEAPVVGTGIEAKAAIDSGVCVVAKKSGVVERVSAKEVVIKNDDNTKSSYRMIKFAKSNQGTCINQRPIVNRGDRVEAGQVIADGPSTAKGELALGKNPLIGFMTWEGYNYEDAVLLSERLVQEDVYTSVHIEEYEAEARDTKLGPEEITRDVPGVGDDALKDLDERGIIRIGAEVRAGDILVGKVTPKGETELTAEERLLRAIFGEKAREVRDTSLRVPHGEYGIIVDAKVFTRENGDELSPGVNQTVRVYIAQKRKIQVGDKMAGRHGNKGVVSRVLPVEDMPFLPNGRPLDIVLNPLGVPSRMNIGQVLEIHLSLAAKVLGVDISTPVFDGANEYDIMDTLEIANDYANTSWEEFEAKYKDILDSEFMDYLKNHPENREDWKGVPINRDGKVRLRDGRTGEYFDGAVTVGFMHYLKLHHLVDDKIHARSTGPYSLVTQQPLGGKAQFGGQRFGEMEVWALEAYGAAYILQEILTVKSDDVTGRVKTYEAIIKGENISEPGIPESFKVLLKELQSLALDVTVLDENGNEVKMTESIDYGDSDLTPLIEGDNNFRYDEGYEEAGFSQGNVEDIDTDIFDIYEEESDDILDDGIYGADDDEEPLEDM from the coding sequence ATGGACAAGAACAGAATGCATCCAATTAAGGTTGGTAATAATGTTAGAATGAGTTACTCAAGACAGAAAGAAGTCCTGGAGATGCCAAATCTCATTGAAGTACAGAAGGATTCCTATCAGTGGTTTTTAGACGAGGGACTCAAGGAAGTATTTGATGATATTTCTCCAATTGCAGACTACAGCGGACACCTAAGTTTGGAATTCGTAGATTTTGATTTGTGTGAAGAAGACATCAAATATACGATTGAGGAATGTAAGGAAAGGGATGCAACATATGCAGCTCCTTTGAAGGTGAAAGTAAGACTCCATAATAAAGAGAATAACGAGATTAATGAGCACGATATTTTCATGGGAGATTTGCCTTTAATGACAGAGACAGGTACCTTTGTAATCAACGGTGCAGAAAGAGTTATTGTAAGCCAATTAGTTCGTTCCCCTGGAATTTATTATTCTATAGATCATGATAAAATCGGTAAGAAATTATTTTCATCTACTGTAATCCCCAATCGAGGAGCATGGTTAGAATATGAAACAGATTCTAATGATGTTTTCTATGTTCGTGTTGATCGTAATAGAAAGGTTCCGATTACTACATTTATCCGTGCGTTGGGCATTGGTACAAACGAAGAGATTAAGCAGTTATTTGGTGAGGAGCCTAAGATTCTTGCGAGCTTAGCAAAGGATCCCAGTACAGCAAAGGACCCTACGGGCAGTTACCAGGAAGGACTACTGGAGCTTTATAAAAAGCTTCGTCCAGGTGAGCCTTTGGCTGTAGAGAATGCAGAATCCCTATTAAACAGCATGTTTTTTGATGCAAGAAGATATGATCTTGCTAAGGTAGGACGTTATAAATTCAATAAAAAGCTTGCTTTCCGTAATCGTATTGTTGGCTTTGTGCTTAGTGAGGATGTTGTTGATAAATCCACCGGCGAAATTATCGCTGAAGCAGGAACCCAGGTTACTGATGCAATCGCAAGACATATCCAAAACGCTGCAGTGCCTTCAGTTATGGTACAAGCGGATGAACGTAATGTAAAGGTAATTTCCAGCATGATGGTAGACCTCTCCTATTACGTTAATTTTGATGTTACAGAGCTTGGAATAACCGAAATGGTTTATTATCCGGTATTAAAGAATATTCTTGCAGAGAATACGACAGAAGAGGCTCTTAAGGAAGCTATTAAAAAGAATATCAATGAATTGATTCCTAAGCATATTACAAAGGAAGATATTATTGCTTCCATTAATTATAATATTCATCTGGAATATGGTATTGGTAATTCCGATGATATTGATCACCTGGGTAACAGACGTATCAGAGCGGTTGGTGAGTTGCTCCAGAATCAATATCGTATTGGTTTATCCAGAATGGAACGTGTAGTCAGAGAAAGAATGACCACACAGGATATAGAGGGAATTAGTCCTCAGTCATTAATAAATATTAAACCGGTTACTGCAGCTGTGAAGGAGTTCTTCGGCAGCTCCCAGTTGTCCCAGTTCATGGATCAGCACAACCCATTAGGCGAGTTGACTCATAAAAGACGTCTCTCTGCTTTGGGACCTGGTGGTTTATCCCGTGATAGAGCCGGATTTGAGGTACGTGACGTTCATTATTCCCACTACGGAAGAATGTGTCCGATTGAGACCCCTGAAGGTCCTAACATCGGTTTAATTAACTCTCTTGCAACCTATGCAAGAATTAACGAATATGGATTTATTGAAGCCCCTTACAGAAAGGTGGATAAGTCAGATCCTATGAATCCGAGAGTTACAGATGAAGTTGTTTATCTGACTGCGGATGAAGAAGATAAATATGTGGTTGCACAGGCTAACGAAGAACTGGATGAGAACGGTTACTTCAAAGGAACCAGTATTTCCGGCCGTTACAAAGAAGAAACCTCTCAGTATGAGAAGCATAAGATTGATTTAATGGACGTTTCTCCGAAGATGGTATTCTCGGTAGCGACAGCCCTTATTCCGTTCCTTGAAAATGACGATGCGAACCGTGCCCTGATGGGTGCTAACATGCAGCGTCAGGCAGTGCCTCTACTATTAACCGAAGCTCCAGTTGTAGGAACAGGTATCGAAGCAAAAGCAGCAATTGACTCCGGTGTATGTGTAGTAGCAAAGAAATCAGGTGTTGTTGAACGCGTCTCCGCAAAGGAAGTTGTTATTAAGAATGATGATAATACGAAGAGCTCTTATCGCATGATTAAGTTTGCTAAGAGTAACCAAGGTACCTGTATCAATCAAAGACCGATTGTTAACAGAGGTGACAGAGTAGAAGCAGGACAGGTAATTGCGGATGGTCCTTCTACTGCTAAGGGAGAGCTTGCATTAGGTAAGAACCCGTTAATCGGCTTTATGACCTGGGAAGGTTACAACTATGAGGATGCGGTATTATTAAGTGAGCGCTTGGTACAGGAAGATGTATATACTTCCGTTCATATAGAAGAATATGAAGCAGAAGCAAGAGATACCAAGCTGGGACCGGAAGAGATCACAAGAGACGTTCCAGGTGTTGGTGATGATGCATTAAAAGATCTTGATGAACGAGGCATTATTCGAATTGGTGCAGAGGTTCGTGCCGGAGATATTCTGGTAGGTAAGGTTACACCAAAGGGTGAAACGGAGCTGACTGCGGAAGAAAGACTTCTTAGAGCCATCTTTGGTGAGAAGGCAAGAGAGGTTCGTGATACCTCACTCCGCGTTCCTCATGGTGAGTATGGTATTATTGTAGATGCGAAGGTATTTACCAGGGAGAACGGCGATGAACTATCTCCTGGAGTAAATCAGACGGTACGTGTTTACATCGCTCAGAAGAGAAAAATCCAAGTAGGTGACAAGATGGCTGGACGCCATGGTAATAAGGGTGTTGTATCACGAGTATTACCAGTAGAGGATATGCCATTTTTACCGAACGGAAGACCGCTTGATATTGTTCTTAATCCATTAGGCGTTCCTTCCCGTATGAATATCGGACAGGTACTTGAAATTCATCTGTCTTTAGCAGCAAAGGTATTAGGTGTGGATATTTCAACACCGGTATTTGATGGTGCGAATGAATACGATATCATGGATACATTGGAAATCGCCAATGATTATGCGAATACTTCATGGGAAGAATTTGAAGCGAAATATAAAGATATTCTGGATTCGGAATTCATGGATTACTTAAAGAACCATCCGGAGAACAGAGAAGATTGGAAGGGTGTTCCTATTAACCGTGATGGTAAGGTACGGCTTCGTGATGGTAGAACAGGCGAGTATTTTGACGGAGCGGTTACAGTAGGGTTCATGCATTATTTGAAACTTCACCACTTAGTTGATGATAAAATCCATGCTCGTTCCACTGGACCTTACTCCTTAGTAACACAACAACCATTAGGTGGTAAGGCACAATTCGGTGGACAGAGATTTGGTGAGATGGAGGTTTGGGCACTGGAAGCATACGGTGCAGCATATATCCTTCAAGAAATCCTGACAGTGAAATCTGACGATGTCACCGGTCGTGTTAAGACCTATGAAGCTATAATTAAGGGTGAGAATATCTCAGAACCTGGTATTCCGGAATCCTTTAAGGTACTCCTCAAAGAGCTTCAATCCCTTGCACTTGATGTTACAGTTCTTGATGAGAATGGTAATGAAGTGAAGATGACAGAAAGTATTGATTATGGTGACTCAGACCTTACGCCATTAATTGAAGGTGATAACAACTTCAGATATGACGAAGGCTACGAGGAAGCCGGATTCTCACAAGGCAATGTTGAAGATATTGATACCGATATTTTTGACATTTATGAAGAAGAATCGGATGATATACTGGATGATGGAATTTACGGAGCAGATGACGACGAGGAACCATTAGAAGATATGTGA
- a CDS encoding YfjL-like protein, whose amino-acid sequence MKKNLVLRIIAAIAAFAIIAFLFSLFNSFMGNPISSANATSKIKKYVKENYPDQDFEISSAKYNFKDASYFSIVQSKTSQDTHFTVNYSRGRIFDEYEFYVENRYTTYDRLQKEFSTVVEDIINKEFPYKTSILYADLGKGEEEMKSLTLDMELDIHNPPVTTGLTIYILNEDTSYEFLCARLLELDQIMEQHDIPIDIYNVVVEQPIPGEEKSDPKGSDNHLYDFPAELIDADNLIEVIREHQKKWEEEGYKEKEAEMEQSKILYGEDEEQNIEGASN is encoded by the coding sequence ATGAAGAAAAATTTGGTACTTAGAATAATTGCAGCCATTGCTGCATTTGCAATAATCGCTTTCCTGTTTTCACTATTTAATTCATTTATGGGCAATCCAATATCTTCTGCCAATGCTACATCAAAGATCAAAAAATATGTTAAGGAAAACTATCCAGATCAGGATTTTGAGATTAGTTCGGCAAAATATAACTTTAAGGATGCAAGCTACTTCTCTATTGTACAATCTAAAACCAGCCAGGATACTCATTTCACAGTAAATTATAGCAGAGGGAGAATATTTGATGAATATGAATTTTATGTGGAAAATCGATATACGACCTATGATCGATTGCAAAAAGAATTCAGTACAGTAGTTGAGGATATTATTAATAAAGAGTTTCCATATAAAACCTCAATCTTATATGCGGATTTGGGAAAGGGAGAGGAGGAGATGAAAAGCCTGACCCTTGATATGGAATTAGATATTCACAACCCTCCTGTTACTACTGGTCTGACAATTTATATCTTAAATGAGGATACCAGCTATGAATTCTTGTGTGCAAGGCTGCTGGAGCTGGATCAGATTATGGAACAGCATGATATTCCAATAGATATATATAATGTAGTGGTAGAACAGCCTATACCTGGTGAAGAAAAATCGGATCCCAAGGGATCGGATAACCATTTGTATGATTTTCCTGCTGAGTTAATAGATGCTGATAATCTGATAGAAGTGATTCGGGAGCATCAGAAGAAATGGGAAGAGGAAGGATACAAAGAAAAAGAAGCTGAGATGGAACAATCTAAAATCTTATATGGTGAGGATGAAGAACAAAATATAGAAGGAGCATCCAATTAA
- a CDS encoding zf-HC2 domain-containing protein, whose protein sequence is MIEKTMEISCDVCQDLIPLVQDQIASEDSCRLVNNHIEECESCRAVYSDTGKSEINQIIDQKSTRIIKRRIFLFELFILILGAFLGVYLSNTSNIFYNIFIMPFIGMFGYFVLGKRWYYVPISIFLMSYIWSFITNLLNSKEFVVDMFMYPVVFSLIYTILTMIGFVTGILLKYAFQKDKKY, encoded by the coding sequence ATGATAGAAAAGACCATGGAGATATCATGTGATGTTTGTCAGGACTTAATTCCTCTTGTCCAAGATCAGATTGCCAGTGAAGATAGCTGTAGACTCGTAAATAATCACATAGAAGAATGTGAAAGCTGTCGTGCAGTCTATAGTGATACTGGAAAATCAGAGATCAACCAGATTATTGATCAGAAATCCACAAGAATCATTAAGCGAAGAATATTTCTATTTGAGCTGTTTATTTTAATTCTAGGTGCTTTTTTGGGTGTATACCTGTCTAATACCTCGAATATATTTTATAATATTTTCATTATGCCATTTATTGGGATGTTTGGCTATTTTGTACTGGGTAAAAGGTGGTATTATGTCCCTATTAGTATTTTTTTGATGTCTTATATCTGGTCATTCATAACGAATCTCTTGAATAGTAAGGAATTTGTAGTAGATATGTTTATGTACCCTGTCGTTTTCTCTCTGATATACACTATTTTAACTATGATTGGGTTTGTAACCGGAATATTATTAAAATATGCGTTTCAAAAAGATAAGAAATACTAG